The segment AACCCAGAGCAATTACGGAAGGTATGGCAAGGCATTATAATATAAATGCTTCGCGGTTCCCGGAAATAATTCACAACGGAGAGCCGAGAGGCGTGGCATTTGTAGTTGAGCCGTCGGTGGCTATCGACAGTGATACCACTAAACACAGCGGTAGCGTGAGAATTTTTGACCAAGTGGGTAATGCGGTAAGCGACGAATTTGAGATGCAATTTATGGAACTTGAAAGAGGCATTATGGCAGGCGTTGCGGTTTGGGATGTCCATAATCAGTCAGGTCGTGTGGTAGCGCCTAAGGCATACGTTGCAATAATCAATATAAGACTTGTTCTTGAAGACGGCAGTTTGTTGGAAATGAAAGACATTCGCAGAACGGTAAACATAAGCCAGAACGAGAGATAGTCAGGTGATTGTGTGGGCAGGTATAATGCCTGTCCACACGTAAAAAATAAAAAACGAAACCAAAGAAAGAGGTAGTATAGTAAAATGTTTGGGAAGCAAAAAATTATTTTAGGCGCGGTATTGTTTTTATCGCTTTTTGCGATAAGCGCACAGGCAAACCGTAATGCGTGGTTTGAGGTGATGATTGGTATTGGAAAGGAATTCGACGGCACAAGGGACGGAATGGATGTAAACGGTATGAGTGTCATTAGCGGTGAGCACATACGGATTTTTTCGGAAAATCCCGCTGGACCGGATGAGAATCCGATATGGCAACGCAGTATGGAAGAGGGAACGGATTTTGTGCTTGAGAGCATAGAATTTGACTCGCCTGACGCGGGCGTCCGAACAGCGACAATAACAGTGCGCGCAACAGAGGGATCACACTTGGCGGATAGGCTTAATTTTAAGGAAGTTGAAGATTTCCCTGCGACAATTCGTCCTGCATCTGTGGTAATCAGCCTTACAGTTCCAAATATAACAGAAGGACAAACACTTAATCTAGAAGATTTGGATATAACAATAGAACCTCTAAATCCAAATATTCCTGCCCAATCTATTCCTTCGGTATGGAGGGATCTCGACTGGAGGAGACAAAATATAGAAATACGTTGGGCGCAGGCGAATATGGATCAGCATAATCTCTGCCCTCCGGGAGTAGTAAGAGATGATTGCGATCCTCGTTTTATTCCTGCGTGGAGAAAAGACGCTCCGAGATGGAGAGGCGAATATCGCGCACAGGCGCGTTTGAGTGCGTCGCCTACCGGAATGTCTAACTTTTCAGGTAATGTAAGCAGTGGATTGGCGCCGTTTACCATAAGGGAGGCTCAACAGTGATTTACAGCAAAAGAGTAATTTTGTATTTATTTGTAGCGGCATTATTCAGCACAGGCTTTTTATTTTCGAGCTACGCAGACGCATCACAAGAAGAAGGGCATATAGTGGCTGTTGCTACTGTTAGCCAAGAAGAAGAGACTGCTGATAATGAAGCAGAAGCTCAACCCGAAGCACAAACTCAGGACGTCGTCGAAGAAGCCGCTTCCGCACCCGAAGAAACAAGGCAAACAACTGCTCGCGCCGGCAGAGGTGTAAGATACGGAATACAAGTTCCTGTCAGAGGCGAAGAAGCGTCGGCAGACACAACAAGCAGGCGTGAAAGAAGACAAATCGAGCAAAGAGTAAGATTTGGTATGCATCTTGACCCTATCGAAAGGGTTGTTGAGGATGAAGACGAAGACGACGGAGTAATAAGACGTGTTTTAGACATTAACAACGCGGCGGACAGAGCGATTATGGCTTTTCGCGACTCTGTATTTGCACCGCCTCCCACTCCCGAAGACACAGTTCTTGACTTTGCACACCTTACCGTATTGGTTGACGGAAGAATAGCGGGAGACATACGAGATTCCATAGCAGGGTCGCGTATTCCGAGAATGTACGGTTGGATAGGCAACGGCGTGTGGCACACAAGTCGTCCTTATAAGGACAATCTTGACCGTTTTAACGTCGGTTTCGGACTTTTGTTTCCTTTATGGCGGCATTTCGGTATCAGAGGGGAATTTTCTTATATGAATACCGAATTTGCAGACAGTGTAGTTGGTTATAGAGGCGAGAAATACGCTAAGTTGGACACAGCGGCGGCATTTACAGTGCCTATTTTGGCTAATTTAATGTTTCGCCCCGGAGTTTTTATGTTTGACGCATACACAGGGGCAAGTTTTTTCGGCAATAAAGAAATGGTTAATCTTACAATGGGAGCGGTTATAGGTCGCAGATTAGGCAGAAACGGATATTTGTTCGGCGACGCGCGTTTCGGTTTTGGATATGGCGAAAGGTTCAGGTCTTTCGGAATTGGTTATGAATACGTTCCTGCTTTTGCGCGCTATGAAGGCGGCAGAAGACAGCACGCAATAGTAGCGCCCGCCGATACATTTACGATTAGCTTAAAAGTAAACGACGAGCGCGGTGGTTTAATAAGTCCCAGAGGCGAACAACGTATAAGAAGCAACCATACGTTTGGTTTTGCGGCAATGGCGAATTATCGTTGGACTTTGGATTCTCTTATTGTAAACGACACAATTATGACGGGTGAAATCGGGACGCATACATTTAATCGTATAAGAAACGATATGCAGATTTTGGCGATGTTCACAGCTCCGCCCGAAACATTTAACATAAATATTTTGGTGCTTGACCCCGAAAGCGGAGATACAATACTGAGACAAAACTTCACAGTTCTTGCAGGAGAAGATAAAGAAATCAATATTACTCCGCAAACGGGCTATGTTCTCAGCAATCTTATTATTAACGAAACGTCAATCGGCGCGCGCAACAGATATACCATACGTAATATCGACCGCGACGTGGACGTAAAAGCGACGTTCAGTTATGTAAGACCTGTAGTAATCAAAGCCGAAGCAACTGTTCAGGACGGTATAAACTTCGACGTTGGTACAGCGGAATTGACGGAAGATTCGCGAAGAACTCTTGCGGGTATTCACTACACAATGGTAGATAATCCCGAAATGGTAGTCGAGATTATGGGACACACGGATAACACAGGTCGCAGAGACGCAAATATGACCTTATCGCAGGCAAGAGCGCAGGCGGTAGTAGATTATCTTGTAGAAATGGGAATTGACAGCAACCGTTTGGTAGCGACAGGCTTTGGTCCCGACAGACCGATTGCAAGCAATACAACTCCTCAGGGCAGAGGGTTGAACCGTCGTGTGGAAATTCGCTCAATCAGAAGAACAGAAGGAGGAAACTGATTTATGAAAACATTTGAAAAATATTTGGTAGCGATTTTTGCGGTTTTGGCGTTAATTACGCTTGCTTCTTGCAAATTCGGAACTTACGAGTGGCCCACCGAAGCGCCTTTCAGGGCGCACACTCCGAAAGTAGAGCCGGCTTTCGGCACAAACCCTCAAACGGGAGAAAATGTAGCGGGACTTAGAGTATGGTGGGATGCCTTGCCAAACGTTCGCGGCTATGAAATCGACAGAAGATGCGCGGCAGGATTGGAGACAAGAAATTTCGCCGTTGTTTCATATCCCGATACGGTTTTCTTTGACGCGAGAGCGCCGCGCGGTACGGCTTTCAGTTATCGAGTGCGCGCTTTTAACGGAGCGGACACAGGCGTTTCAAGTGAATGGACGGCTCTCAGATTTGCTTTTCCTGCCGTAATCACAGGATTGACGGCAACGGCGGTAAGCCCTCTTCATATAAATCGTGATGAGGTTTCTCGGATAGATTTGCTTTGGGAACCTGTGGAGGCTACTCAGTTTTATGTTTACAGAAGCACAACCAACAATCCTAATACGCTTACAACGGCGCAAAATCGAATAGCTACGATAAGCGGCGCCGCACGGAGAGATTATCAAGACATCGGATTATCTCCGAACACTACGTATTTTTATTGGGTCAAAGCAGTGATGAATGATACATTAGTGAGCGAGTTTTCAAATATGGCTTCGGCAAGAACGTTGCTTGCACCTCCGAGAAATGTTCAGGTAGAAATCATCGCAAATGATGATGTCAGAATAACTTGGGATGAAGGTATTAACGGCGGCGCAGTCGGTTATGAAGTCTTCTTTGAAACAAGCCGTCTTCAGCCGACCCACTCTTGGCTTATAGCAGATGGCAGTTTGAGCGGGCGCACTGTAATCGATACCGGTTTTGTTGATATTTCTGTTGGAGCAACAATCATTTACGCTGTTCGCGCAATAGCAGAAGATGGCACCAAAGGCGATTTTGCGACAGGCGAAGCAATCAAGCGATAAAAACGGCAGATTTGCCATACAAATAAAAAAGGCGGGATTTCTCGCCTTTTTTTGTTTAGGCAAATAGTATTTTATATGGATAATGTAAACAAAGACAAAAATATAGGGAAACCATGAAAAAAAGAAAATTACCGATTGGCGGAATTCAGACGTTCAGCATACTTCGTAAAGAATACGATATGTATGTCGATAAAACGCAGCATATTTATAATATAGCGTCAAGATACAAAACCGTATTTTTGTCGCGCCCTCGCAGGTTCGGGAAATCGCTTTTATGTTCGACTATAAAATCCGTTTTCAGCGGCGAAAAAGAGCTTTTTAACGGCTTGGCAATATCCAAAACCGATTGGGCGTGGAAAGAACACCCGAT is part of the Chitinivibrionia bacterium genome and harbors:
- a CDS encoding OmpA family protein, whose amino-acid sequence is MIYSKRVILYLFVAALFSTGFLFSSYADASQEEGHIVAVATVSQEEETADNEAEAQPEAQTQDVVEEAASAPEETRQTTARAGRGVRYGIQVPVRGEEASADTTSRRERRQIEQRVRFGMHLDPIERVVEDEDEDDGVIRRVLDINNAADRAIMAFRDSVFAPPPTPEDTVLDFAHLTVLVDGRIAGDIRDSIAGSRIPRMYGWIGNGVWHTSRPYKDNLDRFNVGFGLLFPLWRHFGIRGEFSYMNTEFADSVVGYRGEKYAKLDTAAAFTVPILANLMFRPGVFMFDAYTGASFFGNKEMVNLTMGAVIGRRLGRNGYLFGDARFGFGYGERFRSFGIGYEYVPAFARYEGGRRQHAIVAPADTFTISLKVNDERGGLISPRGEQRIRSNHTFGFAAMANYRWTLDSLIVNDTIMTGEIGTHTFNRIRNDMQILAMFTAPPETFNINILVLDPESGDTILRQNFTVLAGEDKEINITPQTGYVLSNLIINETSIGARNRYTIRNIDRDVDVKATFSYVRPVVIKAEATVQDGINFDVGTAELTEDSRRTLAGIHYTMVDNPEMVVEIMGHTDNTGRRDANMTLSQARAQAVVDYLVEMGIDSNRLVATGFGPDRPIASNTTPQGRGLNRRVEIRSIRRTEGGN